The Pseudarthrobacter sulfonivorans genome includes a window with the following:
- a CDS encoding RrF2 family transcriptional regulator, with amino-acid sequence MKINAFADVSLRALMVLAAAPGATLLTTQNIADAVGTPYNHVSKAMARLRSLGLIEVERGRSGGSRLSSVGRRATVGQVLRDLDTRTDAADCVAPGGECPLIHECRLRVALARAREAFYRELDGVVVAELPGSRQMAPVFQLIGLRPGL; translated from the coding sequence ATGAAAATCAACGCCTTTGCAGACGTCAGCCTCCGGGCGCTGATGGTTCTGGCCGCCGCGCCCGGGGCCACCCTCCTGACCACGCAGAACATCGCCGATGCCGTGGGAACTCCGTACAACCACGTCAGCAAGGCGATGGCCAGGCTGCGCAGCCTGGGCCTGATCGAGGTAGAGCGCGGCAGGTCGGGCGGATCCCGGCTCAGCTCCGTTGGCCGCCGGGCAACGGTGGGCCAGGTCCTGCGGGACCTGGACACCCGGACGGACGCCGCCGATTGCGTCGCGCCGGGCGGCGAATGCCCGCTGATCCATGAATGCAGGCTTCGCGTCGCGCTGGCCCGCGCCCGTGAGGCGTTTTACCGGGAACTTGATGGAGTGGTTGTGGCCGAACTTCCCGGCTCGCGGCAGATGGCACCCGTCTTCCAGCTGATCGGCCTGCGCCCCGGCCTATAG
- a CDS encoding globin domain-containing protein has translation MLSDKSRPVIEATLPLVGSRIGAITPKFYARLFAAHPELLDGLFSRSNQRSGNQQQALAGSIAAFATHLVNNPGTLPETVLSRIAHRHASLGITEPQYQVVYEHLFAAIAEDLAEVITPEIAEAWTEVYWLMADALIKLEKGLYAAQANGKMWTPWKVAAKIPAGIGSMTFTLEPADDTPVTAALPGQYVSVKVQLPDGLRQVRQYSLSGDAGTSRSFTTKLDDGGEVSPVLHNTVEVGDILEISNPYGEITLKDGDGPVVLASAGIGCTPTASILRSLAESGSDRQVLVLHAESTLDSWALRGQMTDDVERLADADLQLWLEEPRAGANEGFMSLREVDLPANASLYLCGPLPFMKHIRNEAISAGIPATRIHYEVFGPDIWLAS, from the coding sequence ATGCTCTCGGACAAATCCCGCCCCGTCATTGAGGCCACGCTGCCGCTCGTCGGTTCCCGGATCGGCGCCATCACTCCCAAGTTCTATGCACGGCTGTTCGCCGCCCACCCGGAACTGTTGGATGGCCTGTTCAGCCGCTCCAACCAGCGCTCGGGCAACCAGCAGCAGGCGCTGGCCGGAAGCATCGCCGCTTTCGCCACGCACCTGGTCAACAACCCGGGCACCCTCCCCGAAACTGTGCTTTCCCGCATCGCCCACCGGCACGCGTCGCTCGGCATCACTGAGCCCCAGTACCAGGTGGTCTACGAGCACCTCTTCGCGGCCATCGCGGAGGACCTGGCCGAGGTCATCACCCCGGAGATCGCCGAGGCCTGGACCGAGGTTTATTGGCTGATGGCGGACGCCCTGATCAAGCTCGAAAAGGGCCTCTACGCAGCACAGGCCAACGGCAAGATGTGGACCCCGTGGAAGGTCGCCGCCAAGATCCCTGCCGGCATCGGCTCCATGACCTTCACTCTCGAACCCGCTGACGACACTCCAGTCACGGCTGCCCTGCCGGGTCAGTACGTCAGCGTCAAGGTCCAACTGCCGGACGGCCTGCGCCAGGTCCGGCAGTACTCACTTTCGGGCGATGCAGGCACCAGCCGCAGCTTCACCACCAAGCTCGACGACGGCGGCGAGGTCTCCCCCGTACTGCACAACACCGTCGAGGTTGGCGACATTCTGGAGATCTCCAACCCCTACGGCGAGATCACCCTCAAGGACGGCGACGGTCCGGTGGTCCTGGCATCGGCCGGCATCGGCTGTACACCGACGGCGTCGATCCTGCGCTCCCTCGCCGAGTCGGGCTCCGACCGGCAGGTGCTGGTGCTGCACGCGGAAAGCACCCTGGACAGCTGGGCGCTGCGCGGTCAGATGACGGACGACGTCGAACGCCTGGCGGATGCCGACCTCCAGCTGTGGCTCGAAGAGCCACGCGCCGGGGCCAACGAAGGCTTTATGTCCCTGCGCGAAGTGGACCTGCCGGCCAACGCGTCGCTGTACCTCTGTGGACCGCTACCGTTCATGAAGCACATCCGCAACGAGGCCATCAGCGCCGGCATCCCGGCCACTCGCATCCACTACGAGGTCTTCGGACCGGACATCTGGCTCGCTTCCTGA
- a CDS encoding phosphoenolpyruvate carboxykinase (GTP), which translates to MGDLAQKPLLEKAPTTHAALLAWVEEVAELTQPDRIHWVDGSEQENTRLTDELVAAGTLTRLNQELFPNSFAAFSDPADVARVEEQTFICSEKEHDAGFTNNWMAPVEMKEKLRGLFAGSMRGRTMYVIPFVMGHLDAEDPKFGVEITDSAYVVASMRIMARIGTDVLNRITETNAFFVPALHSLGAPLEAGQADVPWPCNTDKWIVHFPEERSIWSFGSGYGGNALLGKKCYALRIASVMARDEGWLAEHMLILKLTSPEQKTYYVSAAFPSACGKTNLALLDPTIEGWKVETLGDDITWMRFGKEGELRAVNPEAGLFGVAPGTGWGTNPNAMRAIAKGNSIFTNVALTDDGGVWWEGMTEEVPAHLTDWQGNSWTSDSDKPAAHPNSRFCTPIDQIDMLAEEYNKPDGVELSAILFGGRRKTTIPLVTEARSWSNGIFMGSTLSSETTAAAAGAVGVVRRDPMAMLPFMGYDAGDYLNHWVNLSAKANPERLPKIFLVNWFRRTAEGGFAWPGFGDNARVLKWAIERLEGKADAVETPIGFVPTGESIDLKGLDMTPAQVEEAVRVDPAEWATELASIEEWYANFGDSLPEALQSELAGLKARLG; encoded by the coding sequence ATGGGCGATCTGGCGCAGAAGCCGCTGCTTGAGAAAGCACCCACCACGCATGCAGCACTGCTGGCATGGGTCGAAGAGGTTGCTGAGCTTACGCAGCCCGACCGGATCCACTGGGTTGACGGGTCCGAACAGGAAAACACGCGTCTCACGGACGAGCTCGTCGCAGCAGGAACGCTGACGCGCCTGAACCAGGAGCTCTTCCCCAACTCGTTCGCTGCATTCTCTGATCCCGCGGACGTAGCCCGTGTGGAAGAGCAGACCTTCATCTGCTCCGAGAAGGAGCACGACGCCGGCTTCACCAATAACTGGATGGCCCCGGTCGAGATGAAGGAAAAGCTGCGTGGGCTGTTTGCCGGCTCCATGCGCGGACGCACAATGTACGTCATCCCGTTCGTGATGGGGCACCTCGACGCCGAGGATCCCAAGTTCGGCGTGGAGATCACCGACAGTGCCTACGTTGTTGCCTCGATGCGCATCATGGCCCGCATCGGCACCGACGTGCTGAACCGCATCACCGAGACCAACGCATTCTTCGTGCCGGCCCTGCACTCCCTGGGTGCGCCGCTCGAAGCAGGTCAGGCGGACGTGCCGTGGCCGTGCAATACGGACAAGTGGATCGTGCACTTCCCCGAGGAGCGCTCCATCTGGTCCTTCGGCTCCGGCTACGGCGGAAACGCGCTGCTGGGCAAGAAGTGCTACGCGCTGCGTATCGCCTCCGTCATGGCCCGCGACGAAGGCTGGCTGGCCGAGCACATGCTCATCCTGAAGCTGACGTCCCCGGAGCAGAAGACGTACTACGTCTCGGCTGCCTTCCCCTCCGCCTGCGGCAAGACCAACCTTGCGCTGCTCGATCCCACCATCGAAGGCTGGAAGGTGGAGACGCTGGGTGACGACATCACCTGGATGCGCTTCGGCAAGGAAGGCGAGCTCCGCGCCGTCAACCCCGAGGCCGGTCTCTTCGGCGTGGCTCCGGGCACCGGCTGGGGCACCAACCCCAACGCGATGCGCGCTATCGCCAAGGGCAACAGCATCTTCACCAATGTCGCACTGACCGACGACGGCGGCGTGTGGTGGGAGGGCATGACTGAGGAAGTGCCCGCTCATCTGACCGACTGGCAGGGTAACTCCTGGACCTCGGATTCGGACAAGCCCGCAGCTCACCCGAACTCGCGCTTCTGCACGCCGATCGACCAGATCGACATGCTGGCCGAGGAGTACAACAAACCCGACGGCGTGGAGCTTTCCGCGATCCTGTTCGGCGGCCGCCGCAAGACCACCATCCCCCTGGTGACCGAGGCCCGCAGCTGGTCAAACGGCATCTTCATGGGTTCCACACTGTCCTCCGAGACCACTGCCGCGGCAGCCGGGGCGGTGGGCGTGGTCCGCCGCGACCCCATGGCCATGCTGCCGTTCATGGGCTACGACGCCGGCGACTACCTGAACCACTGGGTCAACCTGTCCGCAAAGGCCAACCCGGAGCGCCTGCCCAAGATCTTCCTGGTCAACTGGTTCCGCCGCACGGCCGAGGGCGGCTTCGCCTGGCCTGGCTTCGGCGACAACGCCCGTGTCCTCAAGTGGGCCATCGAGCGCCTGGAAGGCAAGGCAGACGCCGTCGAGACGCCGATCGGCTTTGTTCCCACCGGCGAATCCATCGACCTCAAGGGCCTGGACATGACGCCCGCCCAGGTCGAGGAAGCTGTCCGCGTTGACCCGGCCGAGTGGGCCACCGAGCTCGCCTCCATCGAGGAATGGTACGCCAACTTCGGCGATTCCCTCCCCGAGGCGCTGCAGTCCGAGCTTGCCGGCCTGAAGGCCCGCCTGGGCTGA